In the Sus scrofa isolate TJ Tabasco breed Duroc chromosome 6, Sscrofa11.1, whole genome shotgun sequence genome, one interval contains:
- the AKR1A1 gene encoding alcohol dehydrogenase [NADP(+)] isoform X2 encodes MAASCVLLHTGQKMPLIGLGTWKSEPGQVKAAIKYALTVGYRHIDCAAIYGNELEIGEALQETVGPGKAVPREELFVTSKLWNTKHHPEDVEPALRKTLADLQLEYLDLYLMHWPYAFERGDNPFPKNADGTIRYDATHYKDTWKALEALVAKGLVRALGLSNFSSRQIDDVLSVASVRPAVLQVECHPYLAQNELIAHCQARGLEVTAYSPLGSSDRAWRDPNEPVLLEEPVVQALAEKYNRSPAQILLRWQVQRKVICIPKSVTPSRILQNIQVFDFTFSPEEMKQLDALNKNLRFIVPMLTVDGKRVPRDAGHPLYPFNDPY; translated from the exons ATGGCGGCTTCCTGTGTCCTCCTGCATACTGGGCAGAAGATGCCCCTGATTGGACTAGGCACCTGGAAGAGCGAGCCTGGCCAG GTGAAAGCCGCTATTAAATACGCCCTGACTGTAGGCTACCGCCACATTGACTGTGCTGCTATCTACGGCAATGAGCTTGAGATCGGGGAGGCTCTGCAGGAGACCGTGGGACCCGGCAAG GCGGTGCCTCGGGAGGAACTGTTCGTGACTTCCAAGCTGTGGAACACGAAGCACCACCCCGAGGATGTGGAGCCCGCCCTCCGGAAGACCCTGGCTGACCTCCAGCTCGAGTATTTGGACCTGTACCTGATGCACTGGCCCTACGCCTTTGA GCGGGGCGACAACCCCTTCCCCAAGAATGCCGACGGGACCATACGCTATGACGCCACCCACTACAAGGACACCTGGAAGGCCCTGGAGGCACTGGTGGCCAAGGGGCTGGTGCGGGCCCTGGGCCTGTCCAACTTCAGCAGTCGGCAGATCGATGACGTGCTCAGCGTGGCCTCGGTGCGCCCCGCTGTCCTGCAG GTGGAATGCCACCCATACCTGGCTCAGAACGAGCTGATTGCCCACTGCCAAGCACGCGGCCTGGAGGTGACTGCTTACAGCCCTCTGGGGTCCTCTGATCGTGCGTGGCGTGACCCTAATGAGCCTGTCCTGCTTGAGGAGCCCGTGGTCCAGGCACTGGCTGAAAAGTATAACCGGTCTCCAGCTCAGATCTTGCTCAG GTGGCAGGTCCAGCGGAAAGTGATCTGCATCCCCAAGAGTGTCACACCTTCCCGCATCCTTCAGAACATCCAG GTGTTTGACTTCACCTTTAGCCCAGAGGAGATGAAGCAGCTGGATGCCCTGAATAAGAACTTGCGATTCATCGTGCCTATGCTTACG GTGGATGGGAAGAGAGTCCCAAGAGATGCAGGGCATCCTCTGTACCCCTTTAATGACCCGTATTGA
- the AKR1A1 gene encoding alcohol dehydrogenase [NADP(+)] isoform X1 gives MQQQCAQAFCVWEEPEVVAEGAMAASCVLLHTGQKMPLIGLGTWKSEPGQVKAAIKYALTVGYRHIDCAAIYGNELEIGEALQETVGPGKAVPREELFVTSKLWNTKHHPEDVEPALRKTLADLQLEYLDLYLMHWPYAFERGDNPFPKNADGTIRYDATHYKDTWKALEALVAKGLVRALGLSNFSSRQIDDVLSVASVRPAVLQVECHPYLAQNELIAHCQARGLEVTAYSPLGSSDRAWRDPNEPVLLEEPVVQALAEKYNRSPAQILLRWQVQRKVICIPKSVTPSRILQNIQVFDFTFSPEEMKQLDALNKNLRFIVPMLTVDGKRVPRDAGHPLYPFNDPY, from the exons ATGCAGCAGCAGTGTGCACAAGCTTTCTGTGTATGGGAGGAGCCAGAAGTGGTAGCTGAAG GGGCAATGGCGGCTTCCTGTGTCCTCCTGCATACTGGGCAGAAGATGCCCCTGATTGGACTAGGCACCTGGAAGAGCGAGCCTGGCCAG GTGAAAGCCGCTATTAAATACGCCCTGACTGTAGGCTACCGCCACATTGACTGTGCTGCTATCTACGGCAATGAGCTTGAGATCGGGGAGGCTCTGCAGGAGACCGTGGGACCCGGCAAG GCGGTGCCTCGGGAGGAACTGTTCGTGACTTCCAAGCTGTGGAACACGAAGCACCACCCCGAGGATGTGGAGCCCGCCCTCCGGAAGACCCTGGCTGACCTCCAGCTCGAGTATTTGGACCTGTACCTGATGCACTGGCCCTACGCCTTTGA GCGGGGCGACAACCCCTTCCCCAAGAATGCCGACGGGACCATACGCTATGACGCCACCCACTACAAGGACACCTGGAAGGCCCTGGAGGCACTGGTGGCCAAGGGGCTGGTGCGGGCCCTGGGCCTGTCCAACTTCAGCAGTCGGCAGATCGATGACGTGCTCAGCGTGGCCTCGGTGCGCCCCGCTGTCCTGCAG GTGGAATGCCACCCATACCTGGCTCAGAACGAGCTGATTGCCCACTGCCAAGCACGCGGCCTGGAGGTGACTGCTTACAGCCCTCTGGGGTCCTCTGATCGTGCGTGGCGTGACCCTAATGAGCCTGTCCTGCTTGAGGAGCCCGTGGTCCAGGCACTGGCTGAAAAGTATAACCGGTCTCCAGCTCAGATCTTGCTCAG GTGGCAGGTCCAGCGGAAAGTGATCTGCATCCCCAAGAGTGTCACACCTTCCCGCATCCTTCAGAACATCCAG GTGTTTGACTTCACCTTTAGCCCAGAGGAGATGAAGCAGCTGGATGCCCTGAATAAGAACTTGCGATTCATCGTGCCTATGCTTACG GTGGATGGGAAGAGAGTCCCAAGAGATGCAGGGCATCCTCTGTACCCCTTTAATGACCCGTATTGA
- the AKR1A1 gene encoding alcohol dehydrogenase [NADP(+)] (The RefSeq protein has 2 substitutions compared to this genomic sequence) — protein MAASCVLLHTGQKMPLIGLGTWKSEPGQVKAAIKYALTVGYRHIDCAAIYGNELEIGEALTETVGPGKAVPREELFVTSKLWNTKHHPEDVEPALRKTLADLQLEYLDLYLMHWPYAFERGDNPFPKNADGTIRYDATHYKDTWKALEALVAKGLVRALGLSNFSSRQIDDVLSVASVRPAVLQVECHPYLAQNELIAHCQARGLEVTAYSPLGSSDRAWRDPNEPVLLEEPVVQALAEKYNRSPAQILLRWQVQRKVICIPKSVTPSRIPQNIQVFDFTFSPEEMKQLDALNKNLRFIVPMLTVDGKRVPRDAGHPLYPFNDPY, from the exons ATGGCGGCTTCCTGTGTCCTCCTGCATACTGGGCAGAAGATGCCCCTGATTGGACTAGGCACCTGGAAGAGCGAGCCTGGCCAG GTGAAAGCCGCTATTAAATACGCCCTGACTGTAGGCTACCGCCACATTGACTGTGCTGCTATCTACGGCAATGAGCTTGAGATCGGGGAGGCTCTGCAGGAGACCGTGGGACCCGGCAAG GCGGTGCCTCGGGAGGAACTGTTCGTGACTTCCAAGCTGTGGAACACGAAGCACCACCCCGAGGATGTGGAGCCCGCCCTCCGGAAGACCCTGGCTGACCTCCAGCTCGAGTATTTGGACCTGTACCTGATGCACTGGCCCTACGCCTTTGA GCGGGGCGACAACCCCTTCCCCAAGAATGCCGACGGGACCATACGCTATGACGCCACCCACTACAAGGACACCTGGAAGGCCCTGGAGGCACTGGTGGCCAAGGGGCTGGTGCGGGCCCTGGGCCTGTCCAACTTCAGCAGTCGGCAGATCGATGACGTGCTCAGCGTGGCCTCGGTGCGCCCCGCTGTCCTGCAG GTGGAATGCCACCCATACCTGGCTCAGAACGAGCTGATTGCCCACTGCCAAGCACGCGGCCTGGAGGTGACTGCTTACAGCCCTCTGGGGTCCTCTGATCGTGCGTGGCGTGACCCTAATGAGCCTGTCCTGCTTGAGGAGCCCGTGGTCCAGGCACTGGCTGAAAAGTATAACCGGTCTCCAGCTCAGATCTTGCTCAG GTGGCAGGTCCAGCGGAAAGTGATCTGCATCCCCAAGAGTGTCACACCTTCCCGCATCCTTCAGAACATCCAG GTGTTTGACTTCACCTTTAGCCCAGAGGAGATGAAGCAGCTGGATGCCCTGAATAAGAACTTGCGATTCATCGTGCCTATGCTTACG GTGGATGGGAAGAGAGTCCCAAGAGATGCAGGGCATCCTCTGTACCCCTTTAATGACCCGTATTGA